A region from the Arthrobacter gengyunqii genome encodes:
- a CDS encoding DUF695 domain-containing protein has protein sequence MGLFTRRDSAVPADPAEAFWRWWSTDGASRFSAAADTGQWGGLAGEMQQRLAAVHPDLAWDTGTGHRSRHLLAVSSEGDPALRRTAEHWLRCAPAADDTWEYAAARQPVPDAAGKTIEIEGRSLSLGQARFGLREDTGRGRLDVVVHHPLFGQVPQDRRLQVSLLLLDWILGEDEVTRWVGAVDTATGGTLDRTAADLRDAVSALAAQTRNEWVVMEGNTPDGGVIMVLARRPLRWIDFPLFDLHTEVRLAYDDAETSGLPTPASLELLREKEARISAALGTRGLLAARVSTAGTRVLHYYSDSADHHGREVIEDAVRAVGGAVRSTPDPGWTRVRQFS, from the coding sequence ATGGGTCTTTTCACGCGCAGGGATTCCGCAGTGCCGGCGGATCCGGCGGAAGCCTTTTGGCGGTGGTGGAGCACGGACGGCGCGTCCCGGTTCAGCGCCGCGGCGGACACCGGCCAGTGGGGCGGGCTTGCGGGCGAGATGCAGCAACGGCTCGCAGCCGTACACCCGGACCTGGCATGGGACACCGGGACCGGGCACAGGTCCCGCCACCTTCTGGCCGTGAGCTCGGAAGGCGATCCCGCGCTGCGCAGGACCGCGGAACACTGGCTCCGCTGCGCCCCTGCCGCTGACGATACGTGGGAGTACGCGGCCGCGCGCCAGCCGGTTCCTGACGCGGCGGGCAAGACCATCGAGATCGAAGGCCGCAGCCTTTCCCTGGGCCAGGCCCGCTTCGGGCTGCGGGAGGACACTGGCAGGGGACGCCTCGACGTCGTGGTCCATCACCCGCTCTTCGGTCAAGTGCCGCAGGATCGGCGTTTGCAGGTCTCCCTGCTGCTCCTGGACTGGATCCTCGGCGAGGACGAGGTCACCCGATGGGTGGGTGCCGTCGACACGGCCACCGGCGGGACCCTGGACAGAACTGCCGCGGATCTCCGTGACGCCGTCAGCGCGCTGGCCGCCCAAACCCGGAACGAGTGGGTCGTGATGGAGGGAAACACTCCTGACGGCGGCGTCATCATGGTTCTGGCCCGCCGTCCGCTGCGCTGGATCGACTTTCCCTTGTTCGACCTCCATACCGAAGTGCGCCTAGCCTACGACGACGCCGAAACCAGCGGCCTCCCGACCCCGGCTTCCCTCGAGTTGCTCCGCGAAAAGGAGGCCCGCATCTCCGCCGCCCTGGGAACACGGGGGCTTTTGGCCGCCCGGGTAAGCACCGCCGGAACCCGGGTGCTTCACTACTACTCGGATTCCGCGGACCATCACGGACGCGAGGTAATCGAGGATGCGGTCCGCGCAGTCGGCGGCGCGGTCCGTTCCACTCCCGACCCTGGATGGACACGCGTGCGGCAGTTCTCCTAG
- a CDS encoding DEAD/DEAH box helicase, translating to MKLLEQLASGPSSTRTIDPDETYTSFLEWVESRGMSLYPAQDEAVMELVTGNNVILATPTGSGKSMVAIAAHFHAMAHDERSYYTAPIKALVSEKFFALCEIFGAENVGMVTGDSSVNKDAPIICCTAEILANIALREGPDADLGTVIMDEFHFYSDPQRGWAWQVPLLELPQAQFLLMSATLGDMTRIANELSELTNRDTVTVSSVQRPIPLHYYYVETPVQESLEELLATKQVPVYVVHFSQIEAIDRAQALMSINVCTREEKDKIGELIAGFRFAPGFGKTLNRLVRHGIGVHHAGMLPKYRRLVEQLAQAGLLKVICGTDTLGVGINVPIRTVLITALSKYDGTRTRPLKVREFHQIAGRAGRAGYDTAGTVVVQAPEHVIENVKAMAKAHAKFGDDQKKLRQVVKKKPQAGFVSWGKPTFEKLVDGTPEPLTSSFNITHSMLLNLLERPGDPFAAAKKLLTHNHETRSSQLALMKKALSIYRELKTAGIVEVLPEPDVDGRTVRLKVHLQPNFALNQPLSPFAMASLEILDPESPSYALDVVSVIEAIMEKPRQVLSAQEKKARGEAIAAMKSQGIEYDERMALLEEVTYPQPLAELLDQSFEVYRSGAPWLGEFELSPKSIVRDMYERAMSFGEYVQFYSLARSEGVLLRYLSDTYKALLHTVPPERLREDLEDIIEWLGELVRQTDSSLLDEWEELTNGINPDAGDEPVLPPVPDKLTANVRAFRVMVRNEMFQRVKLFADEDDRALSELDGGSGWDADRWADVLDAYFEEHEDIDDGPDGRGPNLLIIKELPGKWEVRQIFKDPANHLDWGITAEVDLAASDEAGSPVIKVISAGRLD from the coding sequence ATGAAACTTCTTGAACAGCTTGCCTCCGGCCCGTCCAGCACCCGCACCATCGACCCCGATGAGACCTACACGTCCTTCCTGGAGTGGGTCGAGAGCCGGGGCATGTCGCTGTACCCGGCGCAGGACGAAGCCGTCATGGAACTGGTGACCGGCAACAACGTCATCCTGGCCACCCCCACCGGGTCCGGGAAGTCCATGGTGGCCATTGCCGCGCACTTCCACGCCATGGCACACGACGAGCGCAGCTACTACACCGCGCCCATCAAGGCCCTGGTGTCGGAGAAGTTCTTTGCCCTGTGCGAGATCTTCGGTGCCGAGAACGTGGGCATGGTGACCGGTGACTCCTCGGTGAACAAGGACGCTCCGATTATCTGCTGCACGGCGGAGATCCTGGCGAACATCGCCCTGCGCGAGGGACCGGACGCGGACCTTGGCACCGTCATCATGGACGAGTTCCACTTCTACTCCGATCCGCAGCGCGGCTGGGCCTGGCAGGTTCCGCTCCTGGAACTGCCGCAGGCCCAGTTCCTGCTGATGTCCGCCACCCTGGGCGACATGACCCGGATCGCCAACGAACTCAGCGAGCTCACCAACCGGGACACCGTCACGGTCTCCTCCGTGCAGCGGCCCATCCCGCTGCACTACTACTACGTGGAAACCCCGGTCCAGGAATCCCTCGAGGAACTGCTGGCCACCAAGCAGGTGCCCGTCTACGTGGTGCACTTCTCCCAGATTGAAGCCATTGACCGGGCCCAGGCGCTGATGAGCATCAACGTCTGCACCCGCGAGGAGAAAGACAAGATCGGCGAGTTGATTGCCGGCTTCCGCTTCGCCCCCGGCTTCGGCAAGACCCTGAACCGGCTGGTCCGGCACGGCATCGGCGTCCACCACGCCGGCATGCTGCCCAAGTACCGCCGCCTGGTGGAGCAGCTGGCCCAGGCCGGCCTGCTGAAGGTCATCTGCGGCACCGACACCCTCGGCGTCGGCATCAACGTGCCCATCCGCACCGTGCTGATCACCGCCCTGTCCAAGTACGACGGCACCCGCACCCGCCCGCTGAAGGTCCGCGAGTTCCACCAGATTGCCGGCCGCGCCGGGCGGGCCGGCTACGATACGGCGGGCACCGTCGTCGTGCAGGCGCCGGAGCACGTGATCGAAAACGTGAAGGCCATGGCCAAGGCACACGCCAAGTTCGGTGATGACCAGAAGAAGCTGCGCCAGGTGGTGAAGAAGAAGCCGCAGGCCGGCTTCGTGTCCTGGGGCAAGCCCACGTTCGAGAAACTCGTGGACGGCACCCCGGAACCGCTGACCTCCAGCTTCAACATCACCCACTCCATGCTGCTGAACCTGCTGGAGCGGCCCGGCGATCCGTTTGCCGCGGCCAAGAAGCTGCTCACGCACAACCACGAGACCCGCTCCTCCCAGCTGGCGCTGATGAAAAAGGCGCTGAGCATCTACCGCGAGCTGAAGACCGCCGGGATCGTGGAGGTGCTGCCGGAGCCCGACGTCGACGGCCGCACCGTGCGCCTGAAGGTGCACCTGCAGCCCAACTTTGCCCTGAACCAGCCGCTGTCCCCGTTTGCCATGGCCTCCCTGGAGATCCTGGACCCGGAGAGCCCGTCCTACGCCCTGGACGTGGTGTCGGTGATCGAGGCGATCATGGAAAAGCCGCGCCAGGTCCTCTCCGCGCAGGAGAAGAAGGCCCGCGGCGAGGCGATCGCGGCGATGAAGTCCCAGGGCATCGAGTACGACGAGCGGATGGCCCTGCTCGAAGAGGTCACCTATCCGCAGCCGCTGGCCGAGCTGCTGGATCAGTCCTTCGAGGTCTACCGCTCCGGCGCACCGTGGCTGGGTGAGTTCGAATTGAGCCCCAAGTCGATTGTGCGCGACATGTACGAACGCGCGATGAGCTTCGGCGAGTACGTGCAGTTCTACTCCCTGGCGCGCTCCGAGGGAGTGCTGCTGCGCTATCTCTCCGACACCTATAAGGCCCTGCTGCACACCGTTCCGCCGGAGCGGCTGCGCGAGGACCTGGAGGACATCATCGAGTGGCTCGGCGAACTGGTCCGCCAGACCGACTCCTCGCTGCTGGACGAATGGGAAGAGCTGACCAACGGCATCAACCCCGATGCCGGCGACGAGCCGGTCCTGCCTCCCGTTCCCGATAAGCTCACCGCCAATGTCCGCGCCTTCCGGGTGATGGTCCGCAATGAAATGTTCCAGCGGGTGAAGCTCTTCGCGGACGAGGATGACCGCGCCCTGAGCGAGCTCGACGGCGGCTCCGGCTGGGATGCCGACCGGTGGGCGGACGTCCTGGACGCCTACTTTGAAGAGCATGAGGACATTGACGATGGCCCCGACGGACGCGGACCGAACCTGCTGATCATCAAGGAACTGCCCGGCAAATGGGAAGTCCGGCAGATTTTCAAGGACCCGGCCAACCACCTGGACTGGGGCATCACCGCCGAGGTGGACCTTGCAGCCTCGGATGAAGCCGGCAGCCCCGTCATCAAGGTGATCAGCGCCGGACGGCTGGATTAG
- a CDS encoding GNAT family N-acetyltransferase codes for MQIRPARPEDVPVILELIQDLAIYEKEPHAVKNTVQDLEKNLFGEHPAIFAHVAEDSGAVQGFALWFLNYSTWEGVHGIYLEDLYVRPEARAKGMGKALLRTLAEIAVERGYARVEWCVLNWNEPSIRFYKGLGAVPQDEWTTFRLTGDALTAFGGAAA; via the coding sequence ATGCAGATACGTCCCGCACGCCCCGAAGATGTCCCGGTCATCCTTGAACTCATCCAGGACCTGGCGATCTACGAAAAAGAGCCGCACGCCGTAAAGAACACGGTGCAGGACCTGGAGAAGAACCTGTTCGGGGAGCACCCGGCCATCTTTGCCCACGTGGCAGAGGATTCCGGAGCTGTGCAGGGCTTTGCCCTCTGGTTCCTGAACTACTCCACCTGGGAAGGTGTCCACGGCATCTATCTGGAGGACCTGTACGTCCGTCCCGAAGCACGGGCGAAGGGCATGGGGAAGGCGCTGCTGCGCACCCTGGCGGAGATCGCCGTCGAGCGCGGCTATGCCCGGGTGGAGTGGTGCGTGCTCAACTGGAACGAGCCTTCCATCCGCTTCTACAAGGGCCTCGGAGCGGTGCCGCAGGACGAGTGGACCACGTTCCGGCTCACCGGTGACGCCCTGACCGCCTTTGGCGGTGCTGCGGCATGA
- a CDS encoding alpha/beta fold hydrolase, whose product MSVPHTASAPYELRGMRVTDHRFTVPLDHSMPDGETITVFAREYSDAELPQAEAAQLPWLLYLQGGPGGKGSRLLSLSGWTKAASKYFRILMLDQRGTGLSAPANRQTLPLRGDAAAQADYLTHFRADSIVADAELIREALGSEPWTTYGQSYGGFCTLTYLSFAPHGLRESLITGGLAPLTGSADRVYQATFRRVAARNAEYFAKYPQDRGITTRIARHLEDVPEFLSSGERLTVRRFQMVGSFLGGNTRVDGLHLLLQEAFVPTPHSDRLSDTFLETVHGLVSRAANPLYALMHESIYGQGAATGWAAERVLKEFPAFRPDADEPLYTGEMVYPWYFDEDPALVPLKETAELLAARKNWPALYDTAQLALNTVPVAAAVYTDDIYVDRDLSLETAGMVKGLQVWESADFHHDGITDDGEGIFNRLLAMVRGEL is encoded by the coding sequence ATGAGCGTTCCGCACACGGCCTCAGCCCCCTATGAGCTCCGCGGCATGCGCGTCACGGACCACCGCTTCACCGTTCCGCTGGACCATTCCATGCCCGACGGCGAGACCATCACCGTCTTTGCCCGCGAATACAGCGACGCGGAACTGCCGCAGGCCGAGGCCGCGCAGCTCCCCTGGCTCCTGTACCTGCAGGGCGGCCCGGGGGGCAAGGGCTCCCGGCTGCTGTCCCTCAGCGGCTGGACCAAAGCTGCGTCCAAGTATTTCCGCATCCTGATGCTGGACCAGCGCGGCACCGGCCTGTCTGCGCCCGCCAACCGGCAGACCCTGCCGCTGCGGGGCGATGCAGCCGCCCAGGCGGATTACCTGACCCATTTCCGGGCGGACTCGATAGTGGCCGACGCGGAACTCATCCGTGAAGCCCTGGGCTCGGAACCGTGGACCACCTACGGCCAGAGCTACGGCGGCTTCTGTACGCTGACCTACCTGTCCTTCGCACCGCACGGGCTGCGGGAATCACTGATTACGGGCGGCCTCGCTCCTCTGACGGGTTCCGCGGACCGCGTCTACCAGGCAACCTTCCGCCGTGTGGCAGCCCGCAACGCAGAGTACTTCGCGAAGTATCCGCAGGACCGCGGCATCACCACACGGATTGCCCGGCATCTGGAGGACGTTCCCGAGTTCCTGTCCTCGGGTGAGCGGCTCACCGTCCGGCGCTTCCAAATGGTTGGCTCCTTCCTGGGCGGCAACACCCGGGTGGACGGCCTGCACCTTCTGCTGCAGGAAGCATTTGTGCCCACACCTCACAGTGACAGGCTCTCGGACACGTTCCTTGAAACCGTCCACGGGCTGGTCAGCCGGGCAGCCAATCCGCTGTACGCGCTGATGCACGAGTCCATCTACGGGCAGGGTGCGGCCACCGGGTGGGCGGCGGAGCGGGTGCTCAAGGAATTCCCTGCGTTCCGCCCCGACGCCGACGAGCCCCTGTACACCGGCGAAATGGTCTACCCCTGGTACTTCGATGAGGATCCCGCGCTGGTTCCGCTGAAGGAAACCGCTGAGCTGCTGGCCGCCAGGAAGAACTGGCCTGCACTGTACGACACCGCCCAGCTGGCCCTGAACACCGTACCGGTGGCTGCCGCCGTCTACACGGATGACATTTACGTGGACCGTGACCTGTCCCTGGAGACGGCGGGGATGGTGAAGGGCCTGCAGGTTTGGGAAAGCGCCGACTTCCACCATGACGGCATCACCGACGACGGCGAGGGCATCT